A portion of the Chryseobacterium tructae genome contains these proteins:
- a CDS encoding phytase: MKKITYYIAALAVFPLVISCKGQNQSGEKLKPTVITETVVHDTDDPAIWINPKNASKSIIIGTDKDTNGGLYAFDLNGKITHKVLGLKRPNNVDIEYGFVLNGKKTDIAAVTERETNKVKLYTLPELKEIGEFSVFDGEAERGPMGVSMYKNPKTEDIFVIAGRKSGPKDGYLWQYKLSEKDGKITGDVVRKFGKYSGLKEIESIAVDDQMGYIYYSDEQFGVHQYHADPAKGNEELLVFGQGDFKSDVEGISIYPTSQNTGYILVSNQQNDTFNVYLRENPAKGRIAEIPVSTLESDGSEVTNVNLGSKFPKGMFVAMSNGRVFHFYDWRIVEERIQAAIKAKQ; the protein is encoded by the coding sequence ATGAAAAAGATAACATATTATATAGCAGCACTTGCTGTTTTCCCTCTTGTGATAAGCTGTAAAGGGCAGAATCAATCAGGAGAAAAATTAAAACCAACGGTTATTACAGAAACGGTAGTTCATGATACCGATGATCCTGCCATATGGATCAATCCCAAGAACGCATCAAAAAGCATCATTATCGGAACAGATAAAGATACTAATGGCGGACTGTACGCTTTTGATTTAAATGGTAAAATCACCCATAAAGTTTTGGGACTTAAGCGCCCCAACAATGTAGATATTGAATATGGTTTTGTTTTGAATGGGAAAAAGACAGACATCGCAGCGGTTACAGAACGGGAGACGAATAAAGTAAAACTTTATACTCTTCCTGAGCTGAAGGAAATAGGTGAATTTTCTGTTTTTGACGGGGAAGCTGAACGCGGCCCTATGGGGGTTTCAATGTATAAAAACCCGAAAACGGAAGATATTTTTGTGATTGCCGGAAGAAAATCAGGACCAAAAGACGGCTATCTATGGCAATATAAACTTTCTGAAAAAGACGGAAAGATTACAGGCGATGTGGTACGAAAGTTTGGAAAATATAGTGGTTTGAAAGAGATTGAAAGTATTGCTGTAGATGATCAGATGGGATATATTTATTATTCTGACGAGCAATTTGGAGTACATCAGTATCATGCAGATCCGGCCAAAGGAAACGAAGAGCTTCTTGTTTTCGGGCAAGGTGATTTTAAATCTGATGTAGAAGGGATTTCGATTTACCCTACTTCTCAAAATACAGGATATATTTTGGTATCTAATCAGCAGAATGATACGTTTAATGTCTATTTAAGAGAGAATCCGGCTAAAGGAAGAATTGCAGAAATTCCTGTTTCTACTCTTGAAAGCGATGGCTCTGAAGTAACGAATGTTAATCTGGGATCAAAGTTTCCTAAGGGAATGTTTGTTGCGATGAGCAATGGCAGGGTTTTCCATTTTTATGACTGGAGAATTGTTGAAGAAAGAATACAGGCTGCTATAAAGGCAAAACAATAA
- a CDS encoding excinuclease ABC subunit UvrA, translated as MGGNARSTVGTAADVYASLRLLFSRMGHPFVGYSNVFSFNNPQGMCPECEGLGYVQTVDVNMLVDQTKSLNEGAIQFPTFQPGGWRLTRYTQSGYFDNDKKLKDFTPKEREILLYAQEHKPKHPDESWGKTVKYEGVIPRIEQTFLKKDSKENITRKEALRNVVITKVCPSCQGKRLNEKILSCKIQDKNIADCTALSIDELLEFINSLESAAYEVIIKELSGKLQNIMNIGLQYLTLDRSTNTLSGGESQRIKMVRNLGNSLVDLLYIFDEPSIGLHPKDLQNINTIIQQIKDKGNSVLVVEHDPDMIRRADWVIDMGPGSGKNGGEVIYEGTFGNLKKSKGKTGSYFNKKANIKEQFRKSTGYLEIKNASLHNIENLSVNIPTGIMTVVTGVAGSGKSTLINDILPQFYPNLTVIDQSLFTASARSNLLTYLNVSDTVRKLFSEANHVSEKLFSRNSGGSCKNCRGLGVEKIDLAFMDDIEQPCEVCNGSGFDPKVLKYQYNHQNIVEVMNMTVWEAKHFFSDQNITGNFDLLIKLGLDYLTLGQRLDSFSGGERQRLKLTKELKNTHQIIVLDEPSTGLHPSDTQKLLSFFNDLVDQNNTLIVIEHNLDIIAQADWIIDIGPGAGKFGGKVLFEGTPEDLLKNKISYTAEFLRQHIE; from the coding sequence TTGGGAGGAAATGCTAGATCTACTGTAGGAACTGCTGCAGATGTTTATGCTTCTCTGAGATTATTGTTTTCAAGAATGGGACATCCCTTTGTAGGGTATTCTAATGTATTTTCATTCAATAATCCGCAGGGAATGTGCCCGGAATGTGAAGGATTGGGTTATGTACAAACAGTGGATGTTAATATGCTAGTTGATCAAACAAAGTCTTTAAATGAAGGAGCTATTCAATTTCCGACCTTTCAGCCTGGTGGATGGCGTCTCACAAGATATACCCAGTCTGGTTATTTTGATAATGATAAAAAATTGAAGGACTTTACTCCTAAAGAACGGGAAATCCTTTTATATGCGCAGGAACATAAACCTAAACATCCGGATGAAAGTTGGGGCAAAACTGTGAAATACGAAGGAGTTATCCCACGAATTGAACAAACATTTCTTAAAAAGGATTCTAAAGAAAATATAACGAGAAAAGAAGCATTACGTAATGTGGTGATTACAAAAGTTTGCCCTTCCTGCCAAGGAAAGCGGTTAAATGAAAAGATTCTGAGCTGTAAAATCCAGGATAAAAATATTGCAGATTGTACTGCACTTTCTATCGATGAGCTATTGGAGTTTATCAACAGTCTCGAGTCAGCAGCTTATGAAGTTATTATCAAAGAACTTTCCGGTAAACTACAGAACATCATGAATATCGGGTTGCAGTATCTGACATTGGATAGAAGTACAAATACTCTCTCAGGAGGAGAATCTCAACGAATAAAAATGGTAAGAAATTTGGGAAACAGTCTGGTGGATTTGCTGTATATTTTTGATGAACCAAGCATTGGCTTACACCCAAAGGATTTGCAAAATATTAATACGATCATTCAACAGATTAAAGATAAAGGGAATTCTGTTTTGGTAGTGGAACATGATCCGGATATGATCCGAAGGGCAGACTGGGTGATTGATATGGGACCGGGCTCCGGGAAAAATGGTGGCGAAGTGATATACGAAGGAACTTTTGGAAATTTAAAAAAGTCCAAAGGAAAAACAGGGTCCTATTTTAATAAAAAAGCCAATATTAAGGAGCAATTCAGGAAATCTACAGGTTATCTTGAAATAAAGAATGCCAGTCTTCATAATATTGAAAATTTGAGTGTTAATATACCCACTGGGATTATGACCGTTGTTACCGGAGTTGCTGGTTCCGGAAAAAGTACTTTAATTAATGACATTTTACCTCAATTTTATCCTAATTTAACGGTGATAGATCAGTCATTATTTACAGCCAGTGCCCGTTCTAATCTTCTCACTTACTTGAATGTTTCCGATACTGTACGAAAATTATTTTCCGAAGCTAATCACGTTTCAGAAAAGCTTTTTAGCCGTAATAGTGGAGGAAGTTGTAAAAATTGTAGAGGATTGGGAGTAGAAAAAATAGATTTAGCTTTTATGGATGATATTGAACAGCCATGCGAAGTTTGTAACGGCTCTGGTTTTGATCCGAAAGTTCTGAAATACCAATACAATCATCAAAATATTGTAGAAGTGATGAATATGACGGTATGGGAAGCAAAACATTTTTTTTCGGATCAGAATATCACTGGAAATTTTGATTTGCTGATAAAGTTAGGATTAGACTACCTGACCCTGGGACAAAGACTGGACAGTTTTTCCGGTGGCGAAAGGCAGCGTTTGAAACTTACAAAGGAACTGAAGAATACCCATCAAATTATTGTACTGGATGAGCCAAGCACAGGGCTCCATCCAAGTGATACTCAAAAATTGTTATCTTTTTTTAATGATCTTGTTGATCAAAATAATACATTAATTGTTATAGAGCACAATCTGGATATCATTGCTCAAGCCGATTGGATCATTGATATAGGCCCCGGAGCTGGAAAATTTGGTGGAAAAGTTTTGTTTGAAGGAACTCCCGAGGACTTATTGAAAAATAAGATATCCTATACTGCAGAATTTTTGAGACAGCATATTGAATAA
- a CDS encoding MarR family winged helix-turn-helix transcriptional regulator produces the protein MKPIEKKFFDTFTDFQCLILAHMNRGDINGITASHYNILEFVLRKNRATGKEISTAFKITQAAVSKQLKTLINNGFMNQNQDETDRRKFNLTVTEKGRFVVENSETFRKSITQQTASILTSAELEHFNYLLNKVLHEIKL, from the coding sequence ATGAAACCAATTGAAAAGAAATTTTTTGACACATTTACCGATTTCCAATGTCTTATTCTCGCTCATATGAACAGAGGAGACATCAATGGAATTACGGCTTCTCATTATAACATCCTTGAGTTTGTTCTGCGAAAAAACAGAGCAACGGGAAAAGAAATATCAACAGCGTTTAAAATTACCCAAGCCGCAGTATCGAAACAGCTAAAAACACTTATCAACAATGGCTTTATGAATCAAAATCAGGATGAAACAGATCGGAGAAAATTCAATCTCACTGTTACTGAAAAGGGCAGATTTGTAGTTGAAAATTCTGAAACATTCCGGAAAAGCATTACGCAACAAACCGCTAGTATCCTTACATCTGCTGAACTCGAGCATTTTAATTACTTACTGAACAAAGTGTTACATGAAATTAAACTTTAG
- a CDS encoding sterol desaturase family protein, protein MNLNETVLSGYVHMFWQFSWPQWIVFSLMSNVFLYLFSIGLYLFIDKTCRKSPLQDKDHPVSTSDFYLSLFTVICNSLVMLIGVFLWKNSWIELGNTQSGMMIILEIIVLLLLMDLFMYFFHYAAHLPVVYKMIHGKHHEHVSTNYLSLFVLHPFETIGFGLMMLVLLIGYNFSIVSISIYLLINLIWGTIGHLNREFFPAWFDRFFVGTTRFHNQHHLDETKNFGFYTSIWDRLFGTYK, encoded by the coding sequence ATGAATCTTAATGAAACGGTACTTTCTGGTTATGTACATATGTTTTGGCAGTTTTCCTGGCCACAATGGATCGTGTTCAGTCTGATGAGCAATGTTTTTTTGTATTTATTTTCAATAGGATTATATCTCTTTATTGATAAAACCTGTCGTAAAAGTCCATTGCAGGATAAAGATCATCCTGTGTCAACATCAGACTTCTACCTGAGCCTTTTTACGGTTATCTGTAATAGTCTTGTGATGCTGATAGGTGTTTTTCTATGGAAAAATAGCTGGATTGAGCTGGGAAATACCCAATCTGGAATGATGATCATTCTGGAAATTATAGTGCTCCTCCTTTTAATGGATCTTTTCATGTATTTCTTTCATTATGCAGCTCATTTACCTGTTGTCTATAAAATGATACACGGAAAACATCATGAGCATGTAAGTACCAATTATCTGAGCCTTTTTGTGCTACATCCTTTTGAAACCATAGGTTTTGGACTGATGATGTTGGTTTTACTAATAGGATATAACTTTTCTATCGTTTCCATCTCCATTTATTTGTTGATTAATCTTATTTGGGGAACGATAGGACATCTGAACAGAGAGTTTTTCCCAGCTTGGTTTGATCGATTCTTTGTGGGAACCACCAGATTCCATAATCAACATCATTTGGATGAGACTAAAAATTTTGGATTTTATACTTCTATTTGGGACAGATTGTTTGGAACGTATAAATAA
- a CDS encoding S41 family peptidase, translating into MRKFLKLQFIVLIIILISCTDNDEKAPEFPEGSTESVNLWVQDSLKRYYYWADQMPSKPDYHLPVKDFFKSMLAPQDRFSFIVNTEDPSSYPRSIRNMYGFDYTVIQQANGHVITMIKLVLKDSPAFNAGLERGMIITKINGKTVTASNAESVASTMKDLTVLDLNVGNWSNGAITNEKEIKVYYGVSFDQPLLSKIFEKKGKKAGYLYIYDFPDGMTQKLSQKFAEFKAAGVQELILDLRYNYGGSVSAAAALCSLIPPGISSNSPFIIFKGNKNGGEVKRTFSQQITYDPKALDFNTLRTNALGLNKVYILSSNSTASAAEIVINNLKPYLQVIQVGDVTLGKDMAGFTVEDKRKPQKIHWQLHPVIYKVFNANGAGEYSNGISPQISVNEYTVLPLLPLGDPNETLISSVLNGAQFKSVNQGISSENVKVLYQSDVPPISVGRN; encoded by the coding sequence ATGAGAAAATTTTTAAAACTTCAGTTCATAGTCTTAATCATCATCCTGATTTCGTGTACAGATAATGATGAAAAAGCACCTGAATTTCCTGAAGGAAGTACAGAATCTGTTAATCTTTGGGTACAGGATAGCCTGAAACGGTATTATTACTGGGCAGATCAGATGCCATCAAAGCCAGATTATCATCTTCCTGTAAAAGACTTTTTTAAAAGTATGCTGGCTCCTCAGGATCGGTTTTCTTTTATCGTAAATACTGAGGATCCTTCCAGCTATCCACGTTCGATCCGGAATATGTATGGCTTTGATTATACCGTGATTCAGCAGGCAAATGGTCATGTGATAACGATGATTAAACTGGTACTTAAAGATTCCCCGGCATTCAATGCTGGACTTGAACGGGGAATGATTATTACCAAAATCAACGGAAAAACAGTGACGGCAAGCAATGCAGAATCTGTAGCTTCAACCATGAAAGATCTTACAGTGCTGGATCTTAACGTAGGAAATTGGAGCAACGGAGCCATTACCAATGAAAAAGAAATAAAAGTCTATTATGGAGTCTCTTTTGACCAGCCGTTATTGTCTAAAATATTTGAAAAAAAAGGTAAAAAGGCGGGGTATTTATATATCTATGACTTTCCGGATGGGATGACGCAGAAACTTAGTCAGAAGTTTGCCGAGTTTAAAGCTGCCGGAGTACAGGAGCTGATCCTTGATCTGAGGTATAACTATGGAGGTTCTGTATCAGCCGCTGCTGCCCTTTGCTCTCTGATTCCTCCGGGGATCTCATCTAATTCCCCATTCATCATTTTTAAAGGAAATAAAAACGGCGGTGAAGTGAAAAGAACTTTCTCCCAACAGATTACCTATGATCCAAAAGCGCTTGATTTTAATACTTTACGTACAAATGCATTAGGACTCAATAAAGTATACATTTTGAGTTCAAACAGTACAGCTTCTGCAGCCGAAATAGTTATTAATAATTTGAAACCCTATCTTCAGGTTATTCAAGTGGGAGATGTAACCTTAGGAAAAGATATGGCAGGGTTCACCGTAGAAGATAAACGTAAGCCTCAAAAAATCCATTGGCAGCTGCATCCGGTTATTTATAAAGTATTTAATGCTAATGGTGCCGGAGAATACAGCAATGGGATTTCACCGCAGATTTCGGTTAATGAGTATACAGTATTGCCTTTATTACCTTTAGGTGATCCCAATGAAACTTTGATTTCTTCAGTTTTGAATGGAGCTCAGTTTAAATCTGTAAATCAAGGAATATCTTCCGAAAATGTGAAGGTCTTATATCAAAGTGATGTTCCTCCTATATCTGTGGGTAGAAATTGA
- a CDS encoding T9SS type A sorting domain-containing protein has protein sequence MWANRNASGNNIMNINIDEMAIYATSLTLSTKDIKKKENITKIAENPVKEYLQLQLNPALKENRVTVYLYNAAGQKVLTTQYSKLINIANLSEGVYIAEVTDGKTTERLSFIKK, from the coding sequence ATGTGGGCAAACAGAAATGCCAGCGGAAATAATATTATGAACATTAATATTGATGAGATGGCGATCTATGCGACCTCATTAACCTTAAGCACAAAAGATATAAAAAAGAAAGAAAATATTACAAAAATTGCAGAAAACCCAGTAAAAGAATATTTACAACTGCAGCTTAATCCAGCATTAAAAGAAAATAGAGTAACAGTTTATCTTTATAATGCTGCAGGGCAAAAAGTACTTACCACTCAATACTCTAAATTAATCAACATCGCAAATTTATCAGAAGGAGTGTATATAGCGGAAGTGACTGATGGAAAAACAACAGAACGTTTGAGTTTTATTAAAAAATAG
- a CDS encoding TonB-dependent receptor domain-containing protein codes for MAYGKTVIRPQFNERTGLPYFDPIANGLIYNTHMVSSTVNNYDFKFEWFPGLGEIFSAGLYYKDIDRPIEREGRISNDGNLSLFNGNSKNAKLKGVEVEVRKNLGFIAEGSFLEKLFISGNFTYNTTKVIAFKDQYKTGENDETYEVDRPLYGQTPYAYNVGLMYDGDRLGFNFLYNAKGDQYITVGYAYNGEEIQRPYAVADAQISYKLLRNRNLEVKLNVRNLFNTVKEYYNNFNSYLGHTDNTGNKTARELQTLVPGATTRYDKDIDKILFRAYSGRIFGLNVIYTF; via the coding sequence TTGGCCTATGGGAAGACCGTTATTCGCCCTCAGTTTAATGAGAGAACCGGATTGCCTTACTTTGATCCTATAGCCAACGGGTTGATTTACAACACACACATGGTGTCCTCTACAGTCAATAATTACGATTTTAAATTTGAGTGGTTTCCGGGATTGGGGGAAATATTCTCTGCCGGATTATATTATAAGGATATTGATCGACCTATTGAGCGTGAAGGACGTATTTCTAACGATGGAAATCTATCATTGTTCAATGGAAATTCAAAAAATGCAAAACTAAAAGGAGTAGAAGTAGAGGTACGAAAAAATCTTGGATTTATTGCTGAAGGATCATTTCTTGAAAAACTTTTTATCAGTGGGAATTTCACTTACAATACAACAAAGGTAATCGCTTTTAAAGATCAGTATAAAACAGGCGAGAATGATGAAACCTATGAAGTAGACAGACCTCTTTACGGGCAAACCCCATATGCATATAATGTCGGATTGATGTATGATGGCGATCGATTGGGTTTCAACTTTTTATACAATGCCAAAGGAGATCAGTATATAACAGTTGGATATGCTTATAACGGAGAAGAAATCCAACGTCCTTATGCTGTTGCAGATGCCCAGATCTCATATAAACTCTTAAGAAACAGAAATCTGGAAGTAAAACTGAATGTAAGGAATCTCTTCAATACGGTAAAGGAGTATTATAACAACTTTAATTCTTATTTAGGGCACACAGACAATACAGGAAATAAGACAGCTCGGGAATTGCAGACCCTGGTGCCTGGTGCAACAACTAGATATGATAAAGATATTGATAAGATCCTGTTCCGTGCTTACAGCGGAAGAATATTTGGGTTAAATGTCATTTATACCTTTTAA
- a CDS encoding TonB-dependent receptor → MKSLKCGFTIAALFFTVAAEAQELVQKVSFSVPASRPLIEILEEFAGKTGMRLAYSKYDIKELKVKGVKCENSSINSCLKDITNGLPVVFRLHGDLISIKYESSNAGVPGNGRISGKIVDEVGNPVIGAEINIAGKTALTDNNGDFSVDLPSGLYSLTIKAPKYNTLRVEKLSITNKETNTVSFALNRASDKITDIKEVVVTATRKADTQAGLLAQQKKAAQMSDGISAEQIAKTPDNDVGGTLKRVTGITTIDNKYVVVRSMGERWNTAAMDGINLPSTEAYNQNFSFDIIPTAMVESVVVSKSATPDMNASFAGGFVEVRTKDIPNENFTTVSMGTSYNDQTAFKEFLTRKRGKYDYFGYDDGTRDFPQGLQPMKWDNPMFFEQSSQFKNDNFTNYKTRGDMGSNLQLALGRTYALKNNNKWGFAGAFIIRNEQNKLDIDHTGRGNWLDTTGFAFDANGKMPFYNFKNTGASYNYNSTVAGMLNFGLQLGKSRISFRNSYTHIYDNTLTRITGWDENTNGSGSPAAAEASYNYFYHGIVPNNDPSKIPSLDKPFTENTVYPVYQMFLQNKLEGSHKLGNMEINWFAARTGVSSDTKDYTQYKTLYKFIGREILNYHVANNSASDFARGYITSKETDYNYGASFKWGLDRGSFKNDIKVGYAGASKSNTNQQQKFLLRVDGKRDVPNPKFLEMYGSLADWFDGSHYAPGGIGWETRPLYVDDGKYEGKVEQHAMYVMFDNRWKNKFRLVWGLRAEYFQYDPIFQQIESKNDSNNFAEVGIDDKPWQWMPSANFTYSPTNK, encoded by the coding sequence ATGAAAAGTTTGAAATGTGGTTTTACCATAGCAGCCTTATTTTTTACTGTTGCAGCAGAAGCGCAGGAATTGGTTCAGAAAGTTTCATTTTCTGTACCTGCAAGCAGACCATTAATTGAAATTTTGGAAGAATTTGCAGGAAAAACAGGAATGAGGCTGGCCTACTCAAAATATGATATTAAAGAGCTGAAGGTAAAAGGGGTGAAATGTGAAAATTCCTCTATCAATAGTTGTCTGAAAGACATTACCAACGGTCTTCCGGTAGTCTTTCGTTTACATGGAGATCTCATTTCAATAAAGTATGAAAGCTCAAATGCAGGCGTACCGGGAAACGGGCGTATCTCAGGGAAAATAGTTGATGAAGTGGGAAATCCTGTTATCGGAGCAGAGATCAATATTGCAGGGAAAACAGCCTTAACTGATAATAACGGAGATTTTTCAGTAGATCTTCCTTCAGGGCTTTATAGTTTGACAATCAAAGCTCCAAAATACAACACACTCAGAGTAGAAAAATTATCAATTACCAATAAAGAAACAAATACAGTTTCCTTTGCACTGAACAGGGCATCGGATAAAATTACAGACATCAAAGAAGTGGTTGTGACAGCAACCCGTAAAGCAGATACTCAGGCAGGATTATTGGCTCAGCAGAAAAAAGCAGCACAAATGAGCGACGGAATTTCTGCCGAACAGATTGCTAAAACTCCTGATAATGATGTGGGGGGTACTTTGAAAAGAGTGACGGGAATTACAACTATAGATAACAAATATGTAGTTGTAAGATCTATGGGAGAAAGATGGAATACAGCAGCGATGGATGGTATCAATCTGCCAAGTACTGAAGCCTACAATCAGAATTTTTCTTTCGATATTATTCCAACGGCTATGGTGGAAAGCGTTGTTGTCAGTAAATCTGCAACGCCCGATATGAATGCCAGTTTTGCGGGAGGTTTTGTAGAGGTAAGAACCAAAGATATTCCCAATGAAAACTTTACAACTGTAAGTATGGGAACGTCTTATAATGATCAGACTGCTTTTAAAGAATTTCTGACCCGTAAGCGTGGAAAATACGATTATTTTGGTTATGATGACGGAACGAGAGACTTCCCTCAGGGACTTCAGCCTATGAAATGGGATAATCCTATGTTTTTTGAACAATCCAGCCAGTTCAAGAACGATAACTTTACCAACTATAAGACCAGAGGAGATATGGGTTCCAATTTGCAATTGGCATTAGGAAGAACATATGCTCTTAAAAATAATAATAAATGGGGTTTTGCCGGAGCATTTATTATCAGAAATGAGCAGAATAAGCTGGATATAGACCATACAGGGAGAGGAAACTGGTTGGATACTACAGGATTTGCTTTTGATGCCAATGGAAAAATGCCTTTTTATAATTTTAAAAATACAGGAGCTTCCTATAATTATAATTCTACAGTAGCAGGAATGCTAAATTTTGGGTTGCAACTGGGAAAGAGTAGAATTTCATTCCGTAATTCATACACTCATATTTACGATAATACATTGACAAGAATTACAGGCTGGGATGAAAATACCAATGGAAGTGGTTCACCTGCAGCAGCAGAAGCTTCGTACAATTACTTTTATCATGGAATTGTTCCCAATAATGATCCTTCAAAAATTCCATCTTTAGATAAACCTTTTACGGAGAATACGGTGTATCCTGTTTATCAGATGTTTTTACAGAATAAACTGGAAGGAAGCCATAAGCTTGGAAATATGGAAATCAACTGGTTCGCTGCCAGAACTGGAGTTTCATCAGACACGAAAGATTATACTCAATACAAGACTTTATATAAGTTTATAGGGCGTGAGATCCTGAATTATCATGTAGCCAATAATAGTGCGAGTGATTTTGCAAGAGGATATATTACCAGCAAAGAAACAGATTATAATTATGGAGCTTCTTTTAAATGGGGACTTGACAGAGGAAGTTTTAAAAATGATATTAAGGTAGGATATGCCGGAGCTTCAAAATCCAATACAAATCAACAACAGAAATTTTTATTGAGAGTAGATGGAAAAAGGGATGTCCCGAATCCAAAATTTTTAGAAATGTATGGATCTCTTGCTGATTGGTTTGATGGTTCTCATTATGCACCCGGAGGAATCGGATGGGAGACCAGACCATTGTATGTAGATGATGGAAAATATGAAGGGAAAGTTGAACAACACGCTATGTATGTGATGTTTGATAACCGCTGGAAAAATAAATTCAGATTAGTATGGGGATTGCGTGCTGAATATTTTCAATATGATCCTATTTTTCAGCAAATTGAATCTAAGAATGATTCCAATAATTTCGCTGAAGTAGGAATAGATGATAAACCATGGCAATGGATGCCTTCAGCCAATTTTACCTATAGTCCCACCAATAAATAA
- a CDS encoding FecR family protein — translation MGGILTYHTFFKPDVYQAVAGNRIVHLEDGSVVTLLPGAELTVEKSFPAATRVVDLKGDALFSVAKSKTHPFIVHADGFSTKVLGTVFKVSQSGKKKAVDLYEGKVAVSSEGVPVSYLKPNQKWTNLGVAGTTAIISFATDKISGKQHPKLLSLSFNDVPLKEVITVLEGNYSTKIHYPKEAEDKKITADFTGGTVNENIEALAFILGFEIQKQDNVYILKK, via the coding sequence TTGGGTGGAATACTTACGTATCATACATTCTTCAAGCCGGATGTTTATCAAGCTGTAGCCGGAAATAGAATTGTTCATCTTGAAGATGGATCTGTAGTAACCTTATTACCCGGAGCAGAACTTACGGTTGAAAAATCATTTCCTGCAGCTACAAGAGTCGTTGATTTAAAAGGAGATGCTCTCTTTTCTGTAGCAAAATCAAAAACTCACCCTTTCATAGTTCATGCAGATGGTTTCAGTACGAAAGTATTGGGAACGGTATTCAAAGTTTCTCAGTCGGGGAAGAAAAAAGCAGTAGATCTTTATGAAGGAAAAGTGGCGGTATCTTCTGAAGGAGTTCCTGTTTCTTATCTGAAACCTAATCAAAAGTGGACGAATCTGGGGGTTGCCGGTACTACAGCTATTATTTCATTCGCTACGGATAAAATCTCAGGGAAACAACATCCTAAATTATTGTCTTTAAGTTTCAATGATGTTCCTTTAAAAGAGGTAATTACGGTGTTGGAAGGCAATTATAGTACAAAAATACATTATCCGAAAGAAGCTGAAGATAAAAAGATTACCGCTGATTTTACAGGAGGAACTGTTAATGAAAATATTGAAGCCCTAGCCTTTATTCTGGGGTTTGAAATTCAGAAACAAGATAATGTCTACATCCTGAAAAAATAA